AACCTGAAATGTGGAGCAGATTGCGTTAAACTAGTTAGAATTCTGTGGAaaggtagaattttttttatttttctttgaagaAGAGCCCGGACTAGTTCcagaagcttgcaatctaatgcaTTTAGATAACCGTCAACAGCCAATAGAGGAATCATCTCTTCGCGTTGTCTCGCAGGTTTACGTGTCTTATGATTACGGGAAAAGCTTTAAGAAAATCTCTGAGAAATTCCAGTTCTCGGGTGGCAATGCGAGCGCCCCCGCCGCCGTGGCGCAGTTCTTCCACAGTCCGGCTGATAATAAAAGGGTAATtcgtgtatttttatttttcccacatTAAAGGTTTTTGCGCATTATTtttgattttgttatttttttctcctttaaaaagttgaaattgtattaaatatgtttttgatcGTATGGCGCCCCCTGGTGGCCGATCTGTGCCCCTGCTGCTTGGATTCTGCCCGGGCTGTGATTAGTAGATCCCTTAACGGTTCCCGGGGAGACGGCGGCGCGTGCGAGGGATGGCCGCCTCTGCGTACTCGGCAGTGATGTAGAACCCCGCCGTCCGCTCACAGTCTGCGTTTGGCTTGCAGTACATATTTGTGGACGCCGCGGCTTCGTACGTCTGGATCAGCACCGATTTTTGTGCCACGGTGAATGGATTCCCCGTCCCGTTCAGACCCTCCGACCTCCTCCTGCACCCGACGGATCCCAACCTGGCTCTGGGCTTCGACAAATCCCACCCCAACAAACAGGTAGCCGGACGCCGCGCAGCCCCCTGCCCCGCTCTCTATTAAGTGGGGCTTCATAGAAAGTGCTTAAGGTGGTGCTTTGGgcaggttgctatggtgactgctaCATTTTCACCGCTATGCACCATTAACCCCCCACTCCCTGGTTCTGGAGCCTGTTTGCTTCATTCACATTCCGCTGTATTTTTTGGAGGAATTGTTAAGatttgaaatctttttttttctagctctGGAAGTCAGATGATTTCGGTCAGACGTGGATAATGATTCAGGAACACGTGAAGTCCTTCTTCTGGTAACCGAGCCCGGTTCATTATTTCATGTAACGAGCCCCCGGACAGGAGGGTGATACCCGGCAGCGATGTGTCAAACCACCGGGATTTATTGAATGAATTAGACTCCATTAATCCAGGGATATCCTCCGGCAGGCCCTGGGTAGAGAAGGTTAACCCCCTGTTTGCTGGTTAATTTAGAAAGGTCTTTGTTCCCAATTCTTGGCCTTTTTACGAATCTGGTTATTGGATCCTAATTTGActtcttttgctttcttttatttaggGGAGTTAACCCTTTTGACAATCCGAGGACGGTGTACGTGGAGCGTCATGAGCCTCGGGGAACATCCACCGTCCTGCGCAGCACAGACTTTTTTCAGTCCAGGGAGAAGACCGAGGTTGTGATAGAAGACGTGGACGCCTTTCAGCTGCGGGAGAAGTATATGTTTGCTACGAAGACCGCGGTAGGTGGGGTTAAAGTTGGCGGATAGGGCCGTGGGGATTCTGGGGGTGaagctgtatttatttaatgagaTTGCTGTCCGTCTAACCCCCGGGTCTTTGTCGCCACGTCTAGCGCCTGCTGGGTGGTAAGGAGAAGACGTCGGTGCAGCTCTGGGTCTCCTACAACCGAAACCCGATGAAACTGGCGCAGTTTGTAACCCGGCATCCGATAACGGTGAGTCCTTTGCACCGGTCACGCGCCGCGAGGTAACCGGGGAGGAATTAGAATTCTTAACATATTGAAAGAAAAACGTTTCTTTGAAGAGACTCGGCGGGTTTTCAGAGATCCATCAGTTTCAGCCTCACTGCTGCGAACCCTCCGGCCTCCCTGAAAACGTCAGGAAAAGACGGCCGCGCAGGAATAGAGAGTTGGAGACGCCGAGCTGTGGGTAAAAATGTCTGACCGGCTCTGTCCTCTTACTGCAACCCGATGGAATCGCTCTATATTCTGAGTGTTTCGGGGAGTAAAGGGACAGGAACGGTCATTTACTTAGCAGCCGGCAGACGCTTTTAAACCAACGCTGCCGTAAAGTGAGACTGCGCTCTCTTATCAGAGGTAGGGCAAGTGCACAGGAAGAGGTCCCTCGAGTCTCGGTGGGGCAATTAATAATGGACTTTTAGCATATTCCTGCCGTACACGTTATGCCCCGGGTTACTCCGCTACAAATAAAAGTTCATCAACGACATTCTCAGGATTTGGTTTAAGAATATTAtgaaactattattttttcatgcctCTAAAATCCATGTTTTTCTGCCGTTTCTGTCAGGAATATTACATCACTGACGCGTCGGAGGACCAGGTGTTTGTCTGCGTCACGCACTCCAACAACGTGACCAACCTGTACATTTCGGAAGCCGAGGGGCTCCGCTTCTCCCTGTCCCTGGAGAACGTTCTGTATTATAACCCCGGGGAGGGCGGCAAAGAGTCCCTGGTCAGGTATGGAGAATATGTCGGCATTATGAGGTCACGGATAAGCTGCATCGGGTCAATCTGGGGGAATTTAATGGGTTCCCCTAAAACGTCCTGTATTTGGGTCAGAAGGAGTTTTATTGAAGTTAAAATCTGTGTTGTGGGGGGAGAAGGCGTAACGGCATTCTGTGCCGCAGGTACCTGGAGAACGAGCCGTTTGCTGACGTTCACCGCGTCAAAGGTCTGAGCGGCGTGTACGTGGCCAACATGCTAAACGGGTCGTTCGCCAAGGAGAACATGCGATCGGTGATAACGTTCGATAAAGGAGGCACCTGGGAGTTTCTCCAGCCGCCTGCGTACACCGGCTACGGAGAAAAGTGCGAGGTAACGGCTTCAGCTTCATTCCCTGACGGGAAACGCTTCTAATATATAGTGGGTTACAGCAGGTTTTATAAGATGGCGTCTCCAGTTGGCACAGAGCGCAGGGGGGACGCTGCAGTGAGACGCCATGTTGCTTCCGTAGCTGATGCAACTTTAGGTAAGCGATCACTCCTCTAAATAACTCAATCACTCTATACTATATGTGTTAGAGGCCAACGTATGTGTTTCGCGTGGGAGCAGCCATTTTAACTTCATGTTCTTGCGATCTGCAGTATTAGTCCTCCCCATTAAGCTTTCTCTCCCCTGCTGCGAAGTTGCTAATTCCGGCAGCCTTTTGTCCGTACGGGAGAAGGTCTAGGACTTCAGGACAGGAGATTGGTCAGATAATGCTGTCTCTGCCACAGGCTGAACTTTGAACTAAATATCTCCCAAACGGGCGCAGGGATTAGCCGGTAATCACGCAGACTCGTTATTGGTTCCGTGTTGTCCTTTTCCGCAGTCCTCGCGTGGTTGTTCTCTGCACTTGGAGCAGCAGCTCAGCAGGATGATCACCTTCCAGCTACACATTATGCCCATCctgtccaaggagtcggcgccgGGCCTGATCATGGCGACCGGTATGTGTGGTCTTCGTTAGTAGTCTGTACAGAGGGGTCTGACACGGGGTCTCCACGGCTCACCTGGTATCGTACCCTCAATGATATCCTTGTGGCCCCCGGGGTCTTTGTTTATGTCCCGTGTCTTTTTGGTAGGTACCGTTGGAAAAGATATGATCGGTAAAATGAACATGTATGTTTCCAGCAGTGGCGGCGTCCGATGGAGGGAGGTAATTCATTGATTTCCCAAAGCCCAGTAAATTATTGGGGGGATTGTGGGGTAAATGACTcccttaaatacattttacttagCCCCAATTTCAGGCGGTGGGGGCTGTTCTTTGCTTTGCACTTGGCTTTCTGCCCTGAACCCCGTTGGACACAGCGCTCGCGGTGAGCTGTCCACATCCACGGCATGGCCACGGGGCACGGGATTGTACATGTAACGTACCTCATGGTAAAACATGAGAAGCCAGATGTCAGATTTAGTGGCTCccgtgtttattttaatttaacttcCATTTGGGTTTTCCTGAAAGGTTGCGATTTTAGGGGTTTCTCCCATTTTGTTGCAGTCTCTCCTCGGGCCCCACTACTGTACGTGGGGGGATCACGGAGGGATTCTGGTCGCTATCGCTCAAGGAGTAGAAACCAACCAACTCAAGTACGTACAAATAGgggaaaagtataaaaatatgacGCACTTGTACTATTGAAAATATTACGCGCTTGTATAACTGCCTGAGGGGGGGGgatcattttattgttatacCGGGGGGAGGGGGATCTGTCCTGCATTtctgtgttcagcaacattattgatcttttttactatttttctgcatttctcATGTTTCTTGTGCTCTGTTACTGCATGAAACATCTGAATGACCGTTGAGCGTGGGATTGTAAGGGTTAATGCCACGATATAACCGGGACTGTTTCCGTTAAATGTATTTCCGTCTCGCTTTTTTGGGTTACAGATTCAGCACCAATGAAGGGGAAACCTGGAAGACGTTTACATTTTCTGATTACTCGTTGATTGTTTACGGGTTACTCACCGAGCCGGGGGAGAAGAGCACCGTGTTCACCATCTTCGGCTCCTACACGGGCAAAGGCCACAGCTGGGTCATCTTACAGGTCAACACCAGCGACGTTCTAGGTAATGGCCGCAGTAACTCTGTTCTTCACCTGTCCACGACGTTAGCCACTAGCCGATGCCTCTTCCTTAATGGCCACGTGGGGTCTGTTTCGGTGGCTTTGGCTGTGTGGATCGCACACGATATCCAGGTGGACTAGGATCTACTCTCCATAATCCTGCCTCTAACCTGTCATTTGATTGATGTTCTAGGTGTCCCCTGCGCGGAGAACGACTATAAACTGTGGTCACCGTCTGATGAGCGCGGGAACGAATGTTTGTTAGGGCGCAAAACCGTCTATAAAAGGAGGACACCACATGCCACCTGCTTCAACGGGGAGGACTTTGACAGACCGATCACCTCCTCAAACTGCTCCTGTACCAGGGAAGACTTTGAATGGTGGGATTGAGTCGCCGCTGGCTGATGTATCAGAGCGCCGGCCGAGCTCTATAACCGCTTGACGCCTGCTTTCCTCCCTCCAGTGATTTTGGGTTTAAGCCGAGCAGAGATCTGACGTCGGAAATCTGCATCCCTGATCCGGAATTTGCTGGAAATCCATACCCGATCCCGAGCCCCTGTCCTGAAGGCACCACCTATAAGAGAACCAAAGGGTAAACGCAACCATGTTACAGAGGTGACATCCCACCGTGTTCTAGGACGGATTATTAGCGGTACTCATTCTGATTCTTGGACCGGTTGGGTAGTTGTGAGGGACAGGAGAAAGGGTTAACGTTACAGCGGGGTACATGATCCTAGCTGTTTTGGGATGTGAATCGGATTGGGGGTTTCATGGGGGGAGCTTAATTACAGTTTCCATTTTTCAAATTAGTTACCGCAGGGTTTCCGGAGACGTGTGTTCCGGAGGAGACATTGAAAGCCGTCTGGATGGAGAGGAGGTCCCCTGCCCGGTGAGAGGTAAGGAGCGTGAGAACCACCTGCCCTTAAATTATTGATGCCATTCAAACCAACTCAAGCAGTAAGATTAGTATAAATTGGAGCGTCTTGTGTGGGATTTGGAGGTCTGAACTCTTTAgggttaaaatatgtatttattgggttgtttttttattttttaaacaattttcttGTGATTTCGGCACAGAAGAGACAGAGTTTATCTTATACGCCATGAGAAACGCGATCTATCGCTACGACCTGCTGTCCGGGGCCAGCGAGCAGCTTCCTCTGAAGGACCTCCGCGGGGCGGTGGCTCTGGACTTCGACTATCAGAACAACTGCCTGTACTGGGCGGACGTCACGCTGGACGTCATCCAGGTAGAATGTTCTAAAGCCGAccgtttttattaattatgttgTTCTGTAATTTGCTGATTAAACTTCCAATCAGAACATAAAAGGGAATTTAAGTTGGGAAATAAACGCATTTTCTGGATCTTTCGGCAGCGTCTGTGTTTGAATGGGAGCTCTGGGCAGGAAGTGATTGTCCGAAGTGGTTTAGAGACCGTGGAGTCCTTGGCCTTCGACCCCCTGAGCCAGTTGCTGTTCTGGGTGGACGCCAGAATGAAGAAAATCGAGGTATGAAGGTTCAGTTTCTGCCCCAGAGTTTTGTGGGGGGCAGTTTGTGGCGGGTTTGGTGTCAGTCAAAGCTATGAAACTTTGCTCGCTGCTTATTGGCCAGCGCCAGACACATACTGTTGGGTTAGTCGCATATACTGTTGGGTTAGTCACACATGGATTGCAGCTGTtactggactacaactcccacaaatCTCTGCCATTTACAGCCGTTGAAAGGGACAAGCAGGCTTCACGGAGCTCAGGGGTCTCATtcacattgttttcttttctttttctgacaCGCCGTCTCAGGGTTTGACTGTCTCGTGTTTTTTTCAGGTGGCCAATACAGATGGAGATCTGCGTCTCACCATCCTAAACTCCACTGTCCTGGAGCGTCCGAGAGCGCTGGCGCTGGTGCCCTCTGAGGGGTAAGTAACTCTGGTGTATAAAGTCATCTCTGGATTAACTGGactggaaaaaagaaagatatcAATTCAAAGTTATGGtgtaaataatgtatgtgtttCGGGCTCTGGGTAATAACACTCTGTTTCTGGTGCCACCAGCCTCATGTTTTGGACAGACTGGGGCGACGAGCGTCACGGGATTTACAGAAGTGAGATGGACGGCTCTTCTCTGAAGCACCTGGTCTCCGAGGACATTAAATGGCCGAATGGGATCACTGTGGACGAGCGCTGGATCTACTGGACGGAGGCTTTTCTGGACAGAATTGAGAGGATCGACTTCGAGGGCCAGCAGAGGGTGGTTATCCTGGACAGTCTGCCTCATCCTTACGCCATCGCCGTGTTTAAGGTGCATTGATGCCCGATACGGAGGTTGGGGAACTGGAGTCTGCTTTATTTTCTCCCCCCTCATCCCTCTTTCTCTAGTTCCATTTCCTCGTTATGTTTAATTAGCGGCTGTTGATTGGGTAATGAAGTCCGTGATTGATTATTAATGGAATAATGAATACaataatttagtaaaatattctgCTGGTTTCAGAATGAGATCTACTGGGATGACTGGTCACAGCTCAGTATATTCCGCGCCCCGAAGTCCGGTGGCGGCAGGACGGAAGCTCTGATTGGCCGGTTGTCTGGGGTCATGGACATGAAAATTTTCTATAAGGGAAAGTCTGCAGGTAACGTTTAGACATTTATGCTCCATATGATGAGGGGTTGGAACTGAATATTGGCCGCACCCACATTTAAACTTGACCCACCCCCAGTGTCTTTAATATTACATTGGATTTGTTCATATGGCCACCAACTCTGCTTTTACGTTAGTGAGACCGCTGAGACCTCGGCTGAGACGTCTTCCTCTTTGTGATGTTTTAATGGTGACTCCGCTGTAACGcgtctctcttctttcttaaaACAGGAGTCAACGCTTGTGTGTTAAAGCCTTGCACAGTCCTCTGTCTTCCTAAAGCCAATAACAGCCGAACCTGCCGCTGTCCGGAGGGCATCAAGGAGTCGCGGCTGCCGTCAGGGGAGATGCAGTGCGACTGTCCGCCGGGTTACCAGCTGCGCAACGGGACCTGCGCAAAGCAAGGTGATCCCCTCTGGCCGGAGGCTGGGATTAGCTCTCTGAAATGTATGGAGTAATGTATAGCTAGGGGGTCTGACGTGCAGCCCTGCAGATGCAGCTTCTCCTTTTGCTTTTCCTGATCCCtacagacagcagcagagtcaGAAATGAATTGGAAGCCGGTTTGTGCGCCAGAGATCCGGCTGTTTTAAGTTTTTCCTTCTGTTTTACAATGTTAACTtaaattctcttttttcttGCACAGAAGCGTCCTGCCTGCCCAGTCAATACAGATGCAGTAACGGGAACTGCATTAACGCCATCTGGCGGTGCGACAGCGACAATGACTGCGGAGACATGAGTGACGAGAAGAACTGCCGTGAGTTACCCCGTCCCCCTGCTCTGTATGGCGAGACCCCCTGGGTGCTCAACGCGCCTCTGTGTGTCTGCAAAACCTGTGAATAATTATTCATTGATACGGAGGATTTACTGCGCAGCTGATTGGTCAGGCTGCATTTGTGCCTCTTTATtccaccccagatatggcttTCATCGCATTCTCTGTTAATTCACTAACACAGACACGGGCGGGTATATGCGGCTTTAGGTAATTTGATTATTTGCTGCTGTAGCTGAATATTTTTGTTCCTGATGATGCAGCGTCCACGACGTGCGACCCGGACACGCTGTTCCGATGCCAGGGATCGGGGACCTGCATCCCGCTGTCATATAAATGCGACCTGGATGATGACTGCGGCGACAACAGCGACGAAAGCCACTGCGGTGAGGGCTCTGCATGGAGAGTTTTATATCACATTCAGTGACGTTACTCTGACGTGTCATACGCTTTACACCGTTTAGTTGACATTTTTTGGATCGATAGTGTAAAGAACCTGCAGCCGGGGAAAGGTGAGGCTCTGCAGCAGCCAGTTTTATAGGGGAGTGGTGGAGTCCTGGAACAGATACCCCGCTGGGTTGGGAGATTAGCAGAGCGCTTCAGGACACCCATCCATAGGTCACTCTCTCTTGGAAAGTCGCAGCACTGTATGGTAAGACTGAGTATCTCGTTCACAGAGGCTCATCAGTGTAAAGAGGATGAGTTTAACTGCACGTCGGGGATGTGTATTCGCCAGTCCTGGGTGTGTGACGGGGACAACGACTGCCGCGACTGGTCCGACGAAGTCAACTGTACAGGTAAGCGGCTGAAATCTTGTATTATTGTCTCTTAAATAATTCTGGAAGGTGGAAAACTGATCCTTTCGCTACAATGACATTTCTGGAGAAGGGTGAGGAACATCTCCGCCTGTGTCTTAGAGCCCGTGTCCCGCGTCCTTGTTAACCCCTTGCGCTCCCCTCTGTTATGGATATATGTAAATGATGTCAGGAAGTAGATCCGCTTTTGCTTTCCagactttaaaacattttccattGGACGTGTTTTTGTGTCTCTTCTGTCCCCCCAGCGATCTCGCACACATGTGAGGCTTCAAGTTTTCAGTGTCACGACAGTCACTGTATTCCTCAGCGGTGGGTTTGCGACGGTGACATGGACTGTCAGGACGGCTCGGACGAGGATAACAGCATCTGTGGTACGGAAACGCTTCTCGGCGGCTGTGCCTCGCATGGATGGGGGGAGGgtcaggtttaaaaaaaaaaaaaaaaatgctgtcagACAGTTTGATGCGCAGCGGCCGTCCTGCCTCACAGAGGGCCGCTTTGGCCATGCGGGAAAGAACTGGTGATCCGGTTAATAATGCAGTTCAGACAGAAGTGCGTTAATGTGTTCTAGACCGTCGCATTGTGTTTTCTCGGATCCCTCCTGGTTCCGTTGGCTTTACTTGGCGAACATCTCTGTGTTTTTGTGATTATTTCCAGAAAAGAAGTGTAAAGGATTTCAGTGCCGTAACGGGACCTGCCTCCCCTCCAGCCAGCACTGTGATGGTATAGCCCAGTGCGCTGACGGCGCAGACGAGAAACAATGTGGTGAGTGGAGGCGGAATAAACACTCAATGCAAAAATGGCAGAAGTAAGAGATTGGAgggattttttccctttcttccaATCACGGTTTGTGGATTTTCCGCAGAGCCGCTGTGCACGCATTATATGGACTTTGTGTGTAAGAACCGGCTGCAGTGTTTGTTCCACTCCATGGTATGCGATGGGATCGTACATTGTCGAGATGGTTCTGATGAGGACCCCAGCTATGCCGGCTGTGGTGAGTCTGGTACCCTCTGCGTACCGTCCTGGGTATCTGCCCCAGTATCTCCTCTCTGTTCCGGTACCAGACCCCGGGCCGTCTTTAACACAGGAAAATAGGGGCAATCATCCTCAGGGGTCCCATACACAGCTGCCCCTTCCCCAGTGATTGTATTTGCCAGGCAGTATACTCTATGAGTGAGGGCAGTATACTCTGTGTCCGGCAGCATACTCTGATTTTCTGTGCTTTCACTCGGCTGTTTAGCTCGGGACCCAGAATTCCAGCGGACGTGCGACCCACTTAGCTTTTTGTGTCAAAACGGTGTGTGCATCAGCCTAGTGTGGAAATGCGACGGGATGGACGACTGCGGTGATTACTCAGATGAGGCAAACTGTGGTAAGATCGCGCAACTGGCTCCCGCCttccattgttttgtgttgtttctGCTTTACGCATCTGTGTTCATTCCTTTTAATTTTACCAGAAAACCCCACAGACACGCCGGCGTGCTCGCGGTATTACCAGTTCCAGTGTGAGAACGGTCACTGCATCCCCTCACGCTGGAAATGCGATGGAGAGAACGACTGCGGCGACTGGTCTGACGAGAAGGAATGTGGAGGTAAGATTCGGGAGGGTAAGACAAGTGAATTAAGATTGGGTGTGTGAATGCCGCTGGCTCGACGGCCATGCGCACCGGGC
This window of the Spea bombifrons isolate aSpeBom1 chromosome 12, aSpeBom1.2.pri, whole genome shotgun sequence genome carries:
- the SORL1 gene encoding sortilin-related receptor isoform X2 is translated as MAVRLRRGDGYGPWWLLPLAGVLLALVEVAGGHTLWVPGWWGRQETTISVQRGATGATSRRGRSLDPEQLEQQVKVYGQVRLNDSHNQIVVHWAGEKSNVIVGLTRDSQVYSGTKSSNVYVSYDYGKSFKKISEKFQFSGGNASAPAAVAQFFHSPADNKRYIFVDAAASYVWISTDFCATVNGFPVPFRPSDLLLHPTDPNLALGFDKSHPNKQLWKSDDFGQTWIMIQEHVKSFFWGVNPFDNPRTVYVERHEPRGTSTVLRSTDFFQSREKTEVVIEDVDAFQLREKYMFATKTARLLGGKEKTSVQLWVSYNRNPMKLAQFVTRHPITEYYITDASEDQVFVCVTHSNNVTNLYISEAEGLRFSLSLENVLYYNPGEGGKESLVRYLENEPFADVHRVKGLSGVYVANMLNGSFAKENMRSVITFDKGGTWEFLQPPAYTGYGEKCESSRGCSLHLEQQLSRMITFQLHIMPILSKESAPGLIMATGTVGKDMIGKMNMYVSSSGGVRWRESLLGPHYCTWGDHGGILVAIAQGVETNQLKFSTNEGETWKTFTFSDYSLIVYGLLTEPGEKSTVFTIFGSYTGKGHSWVILQVNTSDVLGVPCAENDYKLWSPSDERGNECLLGRKTVYKRRTPHATCFNGEDFDRPITSSNCSCTREDFECDFGFKPSRDLTSEICIPDPEFAGNPYPIPSPCPEGTTYKRTKGYRRVSGDVCSGGDIESRLDGEEVPCPVREETEFILYAMRNAIYRYDLLSGASEQLPLKDLRGAVALDFDYQNNCLYWADVTLDVIQRLCLNGSSGQEVIVRSGLETVESLAFDPLSQLLFWVDARMKKIEVANTDGDLRLTILNSTVLERPRALALVPSEGLMFWTDWGDERHGIYRSEMDGSSLKHLVSEDIKWPNGITVDERWIYWTEAFLDRIERIDFEGQQRVVILDSLPHPYAIAVFKNEIYWDDWSQLSIFRAPKSGGGRTEALIGRLSGVMDMKIFYKGKSAGVNACVLKPCTVLCLPKANNSRTCRCPEGIKESRLPSGEMQCDCPPGYQLRNGTCAKQEASCLPSQYRCSNGNCINAIWRCDSDNDCGDMSDEKNCPSTTCDPDTLFRCQGSGTCIPLSYKCDLDDDCGDNSDESHCEAHQCKEDEFNCTSGMCIRQSWVCDGDNDCRDWSDEVNCTAISHTCEASSFQCHDSHCIPQRWVCDGDMDCQDGSDEDNSICEKKCKGFQCRNGTCLPSSQHCDGIAQCADGADEKQCEPLCTHYMDFVCKNRLQCLFHSMVCDGIVHCRDGSDEDPSYAGCARDPEFQRTCDPLSFLCQNGVCISLVWKCDGMDDCGDYSDEANCENPTDTPACSRYYQFQCENGHCIPSRWKCDGENDCGDWSDEKECGGKIREETIPHSTAAGSTCSSDHFRCDNGVCIMSTWVCDGYKDCLSGSDEEGCPTRANVTLSTTPPPGRCRSGEFECKKWRSCIPNWKRCDGVRDCLDGTDELQCSTRGPTPCINGSLCEDGEACIALSDTCDGFLDCSDGSDEANCTVFKVQNLQWSADFNGNITLTWTRPKKMPLSSCIFNVYYRVIGESTWKMLESHSNKTVCILTILEPDTTYQAKVQVQCLRRIYSTNDVITLRTPEGIPDAPRHLQLSVNKDLQGVITASWSAPATAHGLIREYIVSYTVSGTKGWWSFNSPRNITEIKLLESDTMYSVRVAAVTGRGVGDWSDTKSIYTGKGKAVPPPTITIHGYDEDSVNLSLRVDSDVQVRGYSVSLVWEFDSHVQERRTLQFEGQTVVCEVRNLTAQTAYEISAWAKADFGDSAVSFKHFVTKGTKPTAPSLKAKAINQTAVECNWIGAKDAIYGIFYATSFLGLYRNPYNINTTLHNATVLVSRDEQYLFLVRVVSPYLGPPSDYIAVKMVPDNRLPPRHLHAVRIDKTFAVIKWESPYDSPDEKMGYVVAVKDLIKKTDTNYKLSTQNSSIEYRVANLEPGGKYSVTIQLRNMSKEASIKLNTVPLSAPEALKIISENDHILLFWKSLALKEKIFNESRGYEIHVFDGTSNATTCLGNTTDNFFKISKLKRGHNYTFTVQARCLYGDQLCGEPAFLFYDELGTGVDLLLSKNEHSSDVAAIVVPVLFLLLVATGLGFIILYTRHRRLQNSFTAFANSHYSSRLGSAIFSSGDDIGDDDDDAPMISGFSDDVPMVIA
- the SORL1 gene encoding sortilin-related receptor isoform X1, which translates into the protein MAVRLRRGDGYGPWWLLPLAGVLLALVEVAGGHTLWVPGWWGRQETTISVQRGATGATSRRGRSLDPEQLEQQVKVYGQVRLNDSHNQIVVHWAGEKSNVIVGLTRDSQVYSGTKSSNVYVSYDYGKSFKKISEKFQFSGGNASAPAAVAQFFHSPADNKRYIFVDAAASYVWISTDFCATVNGFPVPFRPSDLLLHPTDPNLALGFDKSHPNKQLWKSDDFGQTWIMIQEHVKSFFWGVNPFDNPRTVYVERHEPRGTSTVLRSTDFFQSREKTEVVIEDVDAFQLREKYMFATKTARLLGGKEKTSVQLWVSYNRNPMKLAQFVTRHPITEYYITDASEDQVFVCVTHSNNVTNLYISEAEGLRFSLSLENVLYYNPGEGGKESLVRYLENEPFADVHRVKGLSGVYVANMLNGSFAKENMRSVITFDKGGTWEFLQPPAYTGYGEKCESSRGCSLHLEQQLSRMITFQLHIMPILSKESAPGLIMATGTVGKDMIGKMNMYVSSSGGVRWRESLLGPHYCTWGDHGGILVAIAQGVETNQLKFSTNEGETWKTFTFSDYSLIVYGLLTEPGEKSTVFTIFGSYTGKGHSWVILQVNTSDVLGVPCAENDYKLWSPSDERGNECLLGRKTVYKRRTPHATCFNGEDFDRPITSSNCSCTREDFECDFGFKPSRDLTSEICIPDPEFAGNPYPIPSPCPEGTTYKRTKGYRRVSGDVCSGGDIESRLDGEEVPCPVREETEFILYAMRNAIYRYDLLSGASEQLPLKDLRGAVALDFDYQNNCLYWADVTLDVIQRLCLNGSSGQEVIVRSGLETVESLAFDPLSQLLFWVDARMKKIEVANTDGDLRLTILNSTVLERPRALALVPSEGLMFWTDWGDERHGIYRSEMDGSSLKHLVSEDIKWPNGITVDERWIYWTEAFLDRIERIDFEGQQRVVILDSLPHPYAIAVFKNEIYWDDWSQLSIFRAPKSGGGRTEALIGRLSGVMDMKIFYKGKSAGVNACVLKPCTVLCLPKANNSRTCRCPEGIKESRLPSGEMQCDCPPGYQLRNGTCAKQEASCLPSQYRCSNGNCINAIWRCDSDNDCGDMSDEKNCPSTTCDPDTLFRCQGSGTCIPLSYKCDLDDDCGDNSDESHCEAHQCKEDEFNCTSGMCIRQSWVCDGDNDCRDWSDEVNCTAISHTCEASSFQCHDSHCIPQRWVCDGDMDCQDGSDEDNSICEKKCKGFQCRNGTCLPSSQHCDGIAQCADGADEKQCEPLCTHYMDFVCKNRLQCLFHSMVCDGIVHCRDGSDEDPSYAGCARDPEFQRTCDPLSFLCQNGVCISLVWKCDGMDDCGDYSDEANCENPTDTPACSRYYQFQCENGHCIPSRWKCDGENDCGDWSDEKECGGKIREETIPHSTAAGSTCSSDHFRCDNGVCIMSTWVCDGYKDCLSGSDEEGCPTRANVTLSTTPPPGRCRSGEFECKKWRSCIPNWKRCDGVRDCLDGTDELQCSTRGPTPCINGSLCEDGEACIALSDTCDGFLDCSDGSDEANCTDDTIVFKVQNLQWSADFNGNITLTWTRPKKMPLSSCIFNVYYRVIGESTWKMLESHSNKTVCILTILEPDTTYQAKVQVQCLRRIYSTNDVITLRTPEGIPDAPRHLQLSVNKDLQGVITASWSAPATAHGLIREYIVSYTVSGTKGWWSFNSPRNITEIKLLESDTMYSVRVAAVTGRGVGDWSDTKSIYTGKGKAVPPPTITIHGYDEDSVNLSLRVDSDVQVRGYSVSLVWEFDSHVQERRTLQFEGQTVVCEVRNLTAQTAYEISAWAKADFGDSAVSFKHFVTKGTKPTAPSLKAKAINQTAVECNWIGAKDAIYGIFYATSFLGLYRNPYNINTTLHNATVLVSRDEQYLFLVRVVSPYLGPPSDYIAVKMVPDNRLPPRHLHAVRIDKTFAVIKWESPYDSPDEKMGYVVAVKDLIKKTDTNYKLSTQNSSIEYRVANLEPGGKYSVTIQLRNMSKEASIKLNTVPLSAPEALKIISENDHILLFWKSLALKEKIFNESRGYEIHVFDGTSNATTCLGNTTDNFFKISKLKRGHNYTFTVQARCLYGDQLCGEPAFLFYDELGTGVDLLLSKNEHSSDVAAIVVPVLFLLLVATGLGFIILYTRHRRLQNSFTAFANSHYSSRLGSAIFSSGDDIGDDDDDAPMISGFSDDVPMVIA